The DNA sequence TGTGCTCGCAAACCAGGAATACGACGAGTCACAGGCGTTAGAGAACGGCCACTTCACCGCCGAGGAAGAGGAGGTGTCCGCCGATGACTAGTGATTCTGAGGCGGCCGCGAATGCCGCCGCCGAAGGAGAGACGGTTCTCAGCGTGCAGGGACTCAAGAAGTACTACTTCGAGCGCGACACGTTCCTCGACACGGTCCTGCGTCGGGACACGAAGAGCGTCAAGGCCGTCGACGGCATCAGCTTCGACATCGAGAAGGGCGAGACGCTGGGTCTCGTCGGCGAGTCGGGCTGTGGCAAGTCGACGACCGGCGAGACGCTGCTCAGACTTCGCGAGGCCACCGACGGCCGCGTGGAGTTCGACGGCGAGAACATCTTCGACATGGACAAGTCGGAGCTGAAGGCGTTCCGCCGCCGTGCGCAGATCGTCTTCCAGGACCCCTTCTCCAGTCTCGACCCACGGATGACCATCGGCGACATCCTCGCCGAGCCGTTGAAGATTCACGACCTGCCCGCCGAACCGCCGACCGGTCTGTCGAAAGACGAGGCGCGCCGCGAGCAGGCGAAAGACTACCTCGAACGCGTGGGGCTGTCAGCGGGACAGATCGACCGCTATCCCCATGAGTTCTCCGGCGGCCAGCGGCAGCGCATCGGTATCGCCCGCGCGCTGATGCTCGAACCGGAGTTCATCGTGCTCGACGAACCCGTCAGCGCGCTCGACGTCAGTGTCCAAGCCCAGGTGCTCAACCTGCTCGACGACCTGCAAGACGAGTTCGGCCTGACGTATCTCTTCATCGCCCACGACCTCTCGGTCGTCCGCCACATCTGCGACCGCGTCGCCGTGATGTATCTCGGTAACGTCGTCGAACTCGGCCCGACCGACGAGCTGTTCGAGAACCCGAAACATCCCTACACGGAGGCACTCTTGGAGAGCGTCCCCCGCGCGGCCGTCGAAGAACACGGCCGCCGTGTCGAGGCACTCCCGGGCGACGTCCCGTCGCCGCGGAACCCTCCCTCGGGCTGTCGCTTCCGGACGCGGTGTCCGAAGGTCATCCCGCCCGCGGACGTCGACATCGACCAGTCGACCTACCGCGAGGTGATGAACCTCCGCGACCGCGTCGAGTCGGACCTAAACCTCGACGCGCTGTGGGCCGAAGTCGACGGCGACAGAGGCGACAAGCCGGCGTTCAAGCGACATCTCCGCGAGACGTTCTTCGCCGAGCGGCTGTCGGGTGAGAACGAGACGGTCGTCGAACGCGCGCTCGACGCGCTGGCGGAGGACGAACGCGAGCAGGCCGCCGACGTGCTCCGCGCTCGGTTCAAGAGCGTCTGTGAGACGACGCGGCCCGCGTTACAGGAGGACGCCCATCCGTCGGCGTGTCACCTCTACGAACAGCCACCGGCGGCCGACGCGCCGCCGGAGCCGACCGCCGACAACTGAGCCGACTCACGTCGCCTCGTCGCGGTCGAAATCCTCTCTTGTCCTGCCACCGGCTTCTTGTCCCACCGACACCTCTCTCCGAGTATGCGCGCACGCGACATAATGAAAACCGAAGTCGAGACCGTCAGCCCCGACGACGACGTGAGCGACGTCCTCGGGCGGTTGGCGAAAGCACAGTTCAACGGCTTTCCGGTCCTCGACGACGACGGAGGTGTCGTCGGCATCGTCACCCAGCAGGACCTCGTCGGGTTGTTTCAGACCAAAGACCGGACGCTGTGGATTCCCATCGGCTTCCCGCCGTTCATGGAGACGCTGACCTACGCCGTCGACGTGTCGTGGAAGGACCTCGACATGGGCGTCGACGTGCTGAAGAACGCCGGGCGGCCCATCAGCGAGGTGATGACGACGGATGTCGTCACCGTCGCCCCCGACGACGACTTCGACCGGATTCTGGACCTCCTAGCCGACGACGAGCGCGACATCAACCGGTTGCCGGTCGTCGACGACGGGCAGTTGGTCGGCATCATCGCCCGCCAGGACGTCCTGCGGGCACTGCGTGACGAACGTCGCGCACAGTAGCCGTCCTTCGTCTCGTCACCGAGAACGAAACCTTGAGGCCACCCCCACGACGAGCGTCTACGTGACCCGTTATCGGAACGTCCTGTTGTTCGCCGTGCTCGCCGCGCTCTGGGGATCGGCGTTCATGGCCATCAAGGCTGGCCTGCTCGCCGGGATTCCGCCGGTGCTCTTTGCGGCCGTCCGCTACGACATCGCGGGCGTCATCATGCTCGCCTACGCCCTCGTCGTCCTCGACGACCCCCTGCCACGCGGCCGAGGACAGTGGGCACTCGTCACCGTCGGCTCCGTCCTGCTCATCGCAGCCTACCACGCGCTCCTCTTTATCGGTGAGACGGACCCGAACGTCAACAGTGCTGCCGCTGCCGTCATCGTCAGCCTCTCGCCCGTCTTGACGACCGGGTTCGCCCGCGGTCTCCTGCCGAAGGAGCGGCTGAACGCGGCGGGCGTCGTCGGTCTCCTGCTCGGCTTGGTCGGCGTCGCCGTCCTCGCGGATCTCGACCCGGGGAACCTGCTGGCGGGCGGTGTCGTCGCGAAGCTACTCGTCCTCGGGGCGACGGCGTCGTTCGCGCTGGGCAGTGTGCTCACGCGCCGTATCGACGCCGAGATGCCCATCGAGTCGATGGAGGCGTGGTCGATGCTCGGCGGCGCGCTGTTGATGCATCTCCTGAGTCTCGGGCTCGGCGAGTCGCCCGCGGCCGTCGCGTGGTTCTCGTTCGACGTCCTCTGGTCGCTCACCTATCTGTCGGTGGGTGCCAGTGCGGTCGGCTTTCTCATCTACTTCGACCTGCTCGACCGGCTCGGCCCGATTCAGATCAACCTCGTCTCGTACGTCGCGCCCGTGTTTGCGGCGCTCAGCGGCTGGGTCGTCCTCAACGAAGAGCCGACGGTTGCCACGTTCGGCGGGTTCGTTCTCATCTTCCTCGGCTTTCTCCTGCTCAAGCGCGACGCGATCCGCGACGCGCTCGTTCGGCGTGGAACGGTCTCGTCCTAGTCGTCCTATTCGCTCTAGTCGTTCTAGTCGTCCTAGTCGTCCTGGTCCTCCTGCCTGTCTTAGTCGTCTTAGTCGCCACCGTCTGCACGCTCAACCTCGACGACTTCACCGACCATGCGCCAGCCGTCGTCGTCGGGGGCCTTGCGGCCGACGATGACTGCCGACTCGTCTTCGGTCGTCGTCAGCCGGTAGTCGGCGTCGTCGGCATCGCACGTTCCCTCGCCTTGGAACTCCGTCTGGAACCACTGCGTACTCGACAGCTGGTAGACCGCCGAGCTGCCGTCGTCGAGGGTGAGCCGGACGGGGTTCGGACTGATGTTGTGAATCCGCTTCGCGAGACGGTTGAGCTCTGCCATGTGGGAGGGGACGGCCGTCGAGAGGATAAAACCGGACGACTGCGTGCTGGTGATTCGAGAGCCGCGGGCGGGTCGGAACCGGGGGTAGGTGCGGCGTGCCGGGAGGTAGCCAGTATATAGCTATCACCGGAGGGGGCCTCTCTCCGGTCACGCACCCCGAATCCGGTTGCGTACCGATTCGCCTCTCTCCCGTGTCGGTTGACGTATTCGGGCCGTGCGTGACCAACGGAGCATTGTGATGCATCCGGCCTGCTGCGGGTGTGACTTCCGGCCACCACCACGGTGGCCGGTCACCCCGACTTCGGATGCCACCTCCGATACCGTTTTCGTACGACATCTCTCGCGACCGTGGTTGCTCTCCGAGCCTCCGCCCGTCCGACGCGGACAGCGTTGCCGTGGATTCCCTGAGCCGACGACCGCCCACCGTATTGGCTCGTTATGGCCGTCTCTCCGGCAATCCATGACATCTTTTAGCACGATACAGAGAAAAAGACTTAGAAGCGAGAATAAACGTTCTTATCTGATTTAATCGTCTCGTAAAACGTCTGGGCGACTATATTTCCGGCGTAAAACACGGCGAAACGGATCGAAGGCTCACCTGGGTATATCCCCCCCGACGTCCATGGTGGAGATACAGAGGTTCCCACAAATGTCAAACTCCTCCACGCAACTCACGGACTCGGTGTCCCGCTTCACCACCACCTTCCCGGTCGAGCGCGGCCGGAAGATGCTCGCCGCGCCCATCCGGTTCGTCGGCTTCTGGGCGGCGGTCTCGCTGCCGTTCCTCTACCTCCCGCTGTTGGCGGGTGGACTCGAATCCAGCGAGCTGTCCGTGTTCGCAGGCCTGCTCCTGCTCAATCTGGTCGCGTTCGTCGTCGGCCACGAGCACCGTCGGTGACACGCCCACGACCACGATCACGGACGCAGACGGCCCTCCACCGCTGTTCTCTCCCCCTCTCTTCGCTCCACCCGACCTGCTTCACCTGCTTCACTCTCCGCTGATACCACCGACGTCCGTCTCACAACCGTTAGGTGTCGTCGTCGTCAACCGGGCGTATGAGCGACACTGACTTCGACGCCGACGAGTGGGCGGAGAGACTGGAGGCGAACCGGGCGGAAAAAGACGAGTTCTTCGCGGAGCATCCACAGTCACCGATCCCGCCGGGCGAACGCGAATCGTTCGACGGGCTGTCGTACTTCGACCCCGACGCGGAGTACCGTGTGGAGGCGACCGTAGCAGTCGTCGACGACCCCGAAGCCGACCCGGTCGAGATGGAGACCTCTGCCGGGCCGAACGTCCGGTATCTCCGCGTCGCCCGGTTCACCTTCGAGATCGGTGACACCGAACAGACGCTCACCGCGTACCAGCAGGAGCCGGGCAGTGGCGAACCGCTCTTCGTCCCGTTCCGCGACAAGACGACGGGGCAACAGACCTACAAAGACGGTCGGTATATCGAGTTCGAGACCGACCGTACTCTCGACGACGGCGATACGTTCACGCTCGACTTCAACCTAGCTTACAGCCCCTTCTGTGCGTACAGCGAGACGTTCGCCTGCCCGCTGCCACCCGAAGAGAACTGGCTCGACGTGGTGATTCCGGCGGGCGAACGGTTCGAGGGATAGCTGGGGGGAACCGAGACTGTCGAGGAGTCAAGTCCACCGCTCGGTCTGTCTCCGCCGATTCGTGAGCCTTGGTAGCATGAAACAAGCGAATTCGGCCGAAAAGCGAAATTCATTATGTAACCCACACCCAATAGCCCGTAGAGACATGGACTTCACAAAGAAAGGGCTCGTCGGCATCGTCCTGATGGTCGTCGGCACGCTTGCGTTCATTCCCGGCCTCTTCCCCGGAGCAACCACGCTCGAATCGGTACTGCTCGTCCCCGCAGCCGCCGCATTGACCTACGGAACCTACCTCGTCGGGACCGAGGGTCAGGGTCGCCCGGTCTGATTTCGGGGGAGACGTCCGCCGATTGGTGACGGTTGACACCATGAATACGAATCACACGATTCGACTAACAATCTAACATTATTCTCCAGGCAGTTGGTCACTCGCCACGTATTAGGTCGGGATAGGTGTGTAAGGACACAATTTAAGGTGCTTGCGTCATAGTATTGCTATATGACCACCGTCGCTCCGAATCCCGCGCCCCGCACTGTCACCATCGACCGGAAGATGAACCGCTACGGCACGCTCACCGTCCACGTCGCCGAAGAGAACGAGACGCGTCACATCGTCGAATACACCTCGGACGACCTCGAAGAGACGCTCCGCGAACTGCCGAAGGGCGCGTCGGTACCGCTCGTCACGGAACCCATCGGCACCCGCGGCAACGCCTGGCGCGCGCTCTCGTTCGGTCGGTAATCGCGTCCTCTCTCCCTCTCTCTTTCGCCTTCCTCCACTCGTTCATCTCGGAGCGATGTCGACGCCCGCTCGTCGGCTGTGGCTCGTTCGCCGTCTCCGACTCGCTCGTTGTCTGCGGTTCACTCGTTACTCGTTACTCATAGCTTGTTGCTCCTTCGTCGACTGTGACCGTCGCGGTCTCCGTCACCGTCGGGCCGTCGGCACAGTCGACCGTAACCGGCACCTCGTAGTCGCCGGCGGACGGTGTTGGTCCGTCCGTGACTTCGACGACCAGTTCGTCACGCCGACGGAGTGTGGTCTCGGGAGCAAACGAAACCCGGAGCGTCGTCCCGGCCACGTCGGCCGTCTCGACGTCGATCTCGTCTCTCGTCTCGGGTCCTTCCAGTGCAGCCGTCACCGATGGCTCGCCGAGTGAGTCTCCGGCCGCCGCGACCGCCCCGAAGTCGACTGCGAGCGACGCGATCTTGCCCGTCACACGCTCCCGAGACGAGACGGACGCCGTGTAGGTCGTCTCGCCTGTCGGAGTCGCGTCGGCTGTGACGGTGACTACCGGGTCCTTCTCGCGCCCCCACGCGGCGAGGGGCAACAACGAGGCGAGAAGCGACTCTCTGTAGAGCGCGACGACGGCTCCCAGCGAGACGAGAGAGACGGATGTGACGACCGCGGTGGGCGATGCCGAGAACCCGTCGTCGTCACTTCCTTCGGGGGTGACCGTACGGTCACCGTCTTCGCCCCCCGTAGATGTCGCGTTCCGAGCCGTCTCCGTCGGCTCTCGGCTGTCGGTGGTCGGAGAGGCCGTCGAATCCGGTGAATCTGTCGTCGACGTGTCTACTGACGTCGGGGTCGACGTCGGGGTCGAAGTCGTTGTTGGTGTCGACGTCGTTGTTGCTGTCGGTTCGGGGGTCGGTGTCGTTGTTGCAGTCGGTTCGGGAGTCGCCGTCGACCCACTCACTGACATCCCTGGCTCCGTCGGGGTCGGCGTCGGCGTGGAAGTCGTCGTAGCCGTCGCTGTCGGTGTCGATGTTGAAGTCGTCGTGGTCGTGGTTGTCGGAGTCGGCGTCGACGTGGATGTCGTCGTAGTCGTCGTTGTGGCCGTCGGAGTCGGCGTTGGCGTTGAAGTGGCCGTCGCAGTCGACGTGGCTGTCGCTGTCGCCGTGGAGGATGTCGTAGTAGTCGCAGTCGTCGTCGATGTGGAGGTCGCCGTAGTCGTAGCTGTCGCAGTCGTCGTCGACGTGGAGGCTGTCGTAGTCGTTGGAGTCGGCGTCGGCGTCGAAGTGGCCGTGGCCGTCGCAGTCGGTGTCTCACTCACGACGCGGAGTGTCGCCGTCGCGGGCTCGTTCGCGCTGGCGGGGTTGATGACCAGCCTGACAAGATACTCTCCCGTCGAGGCCGGATTAGTGACGCCGTCGAGGACGAGGACGATTTCGTCGCCGCTGGTCATCCCATAATTACCGCCGAGCGTGATCTCCAGCGTGTGCGCGGCGGTTTGAATGCTACTGACGTCGCCACGGACACTGACATCTGTGGCCGCTCCGGGTGCGTCGTCGCCACGGTCGATACCGAACGTGACGATGTCGGGGCGGCCGACGTCGGCGACGTCGGACTGGTCGTAGGCGACCTCGAAGCCGGTCAGTGAGCTGCCTGCGGCGTCGCCGTCGACGGTTACCGTCGCCGTGTGCTCGGCTTCGGAGCCGGCTGTGTCGGGGGATGCGACGACGGAGGGCGTGGTCGCGGAGTCGACACCGACCGAGAAGGCTGCGAGGACGACGAGCGTACAGACGGCCAGACAGACCAGTAGCGGCAGGTCTGTGTCTCTCATGTATTGCTCTGTTCCGGCTGGGTGAAATCCCCTGTGGCCGATACCGGCAACGCCGTCCGGAGCGCGTCGCAGCCTTATGCAGTTCGGCCGCGTAGAAGAGGCGATGAGCGTCACCACCGACGAACACACACGGATTCGACGGCTGTGGGTCACACTCGGAGCCGTCTGCGCCCTCCTGCTTCTCGCCGTCGTCTACTCCTTTATCGGAACGTTCGTCTTCGGCGTCTTCGTCTACTACGCGGTCCGGCCCATCTACCGACGGCTCCGCGGGCGCGTCGCCTCGCCGACGCTCGCTGCCTTCCTCGCGATGTTCCTCCTCGTGCTCCCCGCGCTGGTCATCGTCGTGGCGACGCTCTCGGTCGCCGTCGAAGAGCTTTCGCGGTTCCTCCAGAGCCGTCAACTCGACGGTCTCCAAGCACAGCTCGCCCCCTCCCTCAACGCCCTGGTGACGGACGTCGACCTCGAGGCGTTGCTTTCGGGGTCTCTCGACACCGCGACGCTCCTCCAGTCGCTCTCGGTCGCGAGCCAGTCTATCTCGTTCGTCGGTCTCGGCGCGCTCCACCTGTTCGTCATCCTGGCAGTCGCGTTCTACCTCCTCCGCGACGGCCCCCGACTCGCCGCGCTGTGTCACCAGTGCGTCCCCGATGCGACTTTCAGCGCGTACGCACACGCGGTCGACCGCGACCTCAAGAACGTCTACTTCGGCAACATCGCCAACGCCGTCTTCACGGGGACCATCGGTGCCATCACCTACACGCTGCTCAAC is a window from the Halogranum gelatinilyticum genome containing:
- a CDS encoding CBS domain-containing protein; the protein is MRARDIMKTEVETVSPDDDVSDVLGRLAKAQFNGFPVLDDDGGVVGIVTQQDLVGLFQTKDRTLWIPIGFPPFMETLTYAVDVSWKDLDMGVDVLKNAGRPISEVMTTDVVTVAPDDDFDRILDLLADDERDINRLPVVDDGQLVGIIARQDVLRALRDERRAQ
- a CDS encoding DUF1684 domain-containing protein gives rise to the protein MSDTDFDADEWAERLEANRAEKDEFFAEHPQSPIPPGERESFDGLSYFDPDAEYRVEATVAVVDDPEADPVEMETSAGPNVRYLRVARFTFEIGDTEQTLTAYQQEPGSGEPLFVPFRDKTTGQQTYKDGRYIEFETDRTLDDGDTFTLDFNLAYSPFCAYSETFACPLPPEENWLDVVIPAGERFEG
- a CDS encoding DMT family transporter; this encodes MTRYRNVLLFAVLAALWGSAFMAIKAGLLAGIPPVLFAAVRYDIAGVIMLAYALVVLDDPLPRGRGQWALVTVGSVLLIAAYHALLFIGETDPNVNSAAAAVIVSLSPVLTTGFARGLLPKERLNAAGVVGLLLGLVGVAVLADLDPGNLLAGGVVAKLLVLGATASFALGSVLTRRIDAEMPIESMEAWSMLGGALLMHLLSLGLGESPAAVAWFSFDVLWSLTYLSVGASAVGFLIYFDLLDRLGPIQINLVSYVAPVFAALSGWVVLNEEPTVATFGGFVLIFLGFLLLKRDAIRDALVRRGTVSS
- a CDS encoding AI-2E family transporter, which gives rise to MSVTTDEHTRIRRLWVTLGAVCALLLLAVVYSFIGTFVFGVFVYYAVRPIYRRLRGRVASPTLAAFLAMFLLVLPALVIVVATLSVAVEELSRFLQSRQLDGLQAQLAPSLNALVTDVDLEALLSGSLDTATLLQSLSVASQSISFVGLGALHLFVILAVAFYLLRDGPRLAALCHQCVPDATFSAYAHAVDRDLKNVYFGNIANAVFTGTIGAITYTLLNTVALDGLAIPYPALLGLLTGVASLIPVVGMKLVYIPVALYLAGLAVVRGQTEALWFVVTFALLSLVVVDTIPDIVLRPFVSGGTLHSGTLMLTYIFGSLLFGWYGIFLAPLLLVVVVEFVRVVLPTLYESWGEPVDVGQTSLLEPAWTERGGETGLESADGGSETH
- a CDS encoding ABC transporter ATP-binding protein, whose translation is MTSDSEAAANAAAEGETVLSVQGLKKYYFERDTFLDTVLRRDTKSVKAVDGISFDIEKGETLGLVGESGCGKSTTGETLLRLREATDGRVEFDGENIFDMDKSELKAFRRRAQIVFQDPFSSLDPRMTIGDILAEPLKIHDLPAEPPTGLSKDEARREQAKDYLERVGLSAGQIDRYPHEFSGGQRQRIGIARALMLEPEFIVLDEPVSALDVSVQAQVLNLLDDLQDEFGLTYLFIAHDLSVVRHICDRVAVMYLGNVVELGPTDELFENPKHPYTEALLESVPRAAVEEHGRRVEALPGDVPSPRNPPSGCRFRTRCPKVIPPADVDIDQSTYREVMNLRDRVESDLNLDALWAEVDGDRGDKPAFKRHLRETFFAERLSGENETVVERALDALAEDEREQAADVLRARFKSVCETTRPALQEDAHPSACHLYEQPPAADAPPEPTADN
- a CDS encoding transcriptional regulator: MAELNRLAKRIHNISPNPVRLTLDDGSSAVYQLSSTQWFQTEFQGEGTCDADDADYRLTTTEDESAVIVGRKAPDDDGWRMVGEVVEVERADGGD